The proteins below come from a single Mytilus edulis chromosome 5, xbMytEdul2.2, whole genome shotgun sequence genomic window:
- the LOC139525060 gene encoding uncharacterized protein, translating to MSMSDTSRLIKESRRIVDASNDVNLNSGTLLNMILEIVTGIDSTMRRMETSMEKRLDDLKQDFLTVSARVRTLEDQASDFNKKLSDCENSCQGVSNLFDQVSGQVKTNRRNINNHDTRIKKLEDNTIVRPGVPSVINSKEIESLKTAILDLQCRSMKNNLIFTGLHRVPGEDTEELLRSFLYDQLRIDYRIEFGNVHRFRTKGDNRRAPIVARFLYHRDLEYVLANATRLKGRPYGIREQFPHEIEQKRKELYPVLKQAKQQNRQTSLVRDRLYIDNQLYIPNTVLEDTRTEHTGSSSTNHDTSPKGSYSSDTPPSKRQRQGPSPGPPHTDDSPNSGR from the coding sequence ATGTCGATGAGCGATACGTCGAGGTTGATTAAAGAGAGCCGAAGAATAGTTGACGCTTCCAATGATGTCAATCTGAACTCCGGGACATTGCTTAACATGATTTTGGAAATAGTTACGGGTATCGACTCCACAATGAGACGAATGGAAACAAGTATGGAGAAGCGCCTTGATGATTTGAAACAAGATTTCTTAACGGTGTCAGCTAGGGTTAGAACATTAGAAGACCAGGCGAGCGATTTCAACAAAAAGCTGTCAGACTGCGAGAATAGCTGCCAAGGTGTTAGCAATCTTTTCGATCAGGTATCTGGACAAGTAAAAACTAACAGACGTAATATAAACAATCATGATACGAGAATTAAGAAACTTGAAGACAACACCATCGTCCGACCGGGTGTTCCATCAGTCATCAATTCAAAGGAAATTGAGTCCTTAAAAACAGCCATTCTTGACTTGCAATGCAGGTCAATGAAAAACAATCTGATCTTTACGGGATTGCATAGAGTTCCGGGTGAAGATACGGAAGAGCTTTTGCGATCTTTTCTATACGATCAGCTGAGGATCGACTACAGGATCGAATTCGGCAATGTCCATCGATTCCGAACAAAGGGGGACAACAGAAGAGCACCGATAGTTGCAAGATTCCTATATCACCGTGATCTTGAATATGTTTTAGCAAATGCTACCAGACTAAAAGGTAGACCATACGGAATACGGGAGCAATTTCCTCATGAAATTGAACAAAAGCGGAAGGAACTGTATCCGGTGTTAAAACAGGCCAAACAGCAAAATAGACAAACCTCTCTTGTGCGTGATAGGCTATACATAGACAACCAGCTCTACATTCCTAACACGGTACTAGAGGACACTAGAACGGAGCATACTGGCTCTTCATCAACAAACCATGACACGAGCCCAAAAGGGTCTTATTCTAGTGATACCCCTCCTAGCAAAAGACAGCGACAGGGACCGTCCCCTGGCCCACCGCACACAGATGATTCACCAAATTCTGGCAGATAG